From Microplitis mediator isolate UGA2020A chromosome 11, iyMicMedi2.1, whole genome shotgun sequence, one genomic window encodes:
- the LOC130677610 gene encoding uncharacterized protein LOC130677610: MYLFGILVICSSISMPKAFDLHSLDYIDEIISFVTESSSDETSGQQLDQLKIDNEKNYAKIINKYFTETPHLNVTDEDYEELKGLIGKIDKAWEQFGTKDLTDHDKNELSDLPETLSQLYEIYVGNDGDNFPTRVAEDERPELCEMKRYEQFRLRKLHQAVVLSELRGFILSLKSSDDVDKTTARAILHSEEYILATQSGFKETTDLLRRCDPPKHIRGKTFSEFLGLFQGVIVNDQHTSAGDGRCSTSCDGLDFSRIDKCYGYYDRYEEYITHCHEKRCNGILYDCAHIGRTYACELNKKSDRRFQWAELLDYNRKILGESADSCEGKKVVIDEITKSRDTCYTCSCTCAEQDGKSTAIRTISLIPQYADIENNMVVTGVSFVEKNEVFHIQIEQSKLGPYGEIVPGTSTWKKLPRFSYNSEDSGGFVIKNNNKKIKKILVNEEDFKFITHDSRTINIDQLKTPKGEIIVEVTFAYNKRAEAVELEILSWPFDYKTGKLEDPIDLDDEDADFDIEWINWQNTPRRSSEYDRKRRLLSLLKLDDPVKATSENVQYSYPNEALKIRATGYGLDMAQHTIPYIDLQPVALSDLKAPLSGLEFIYRRKKGYGGFLGFKIRGYDFYDFFGSEMSQDDLDKYKNDFDENIVIDIPTKSD; the protein is encoded by the exons ATGTATTTATTTGGTATTTTGGTTATTTGCTCATCAATTTCAATGCCAAAAGCGTTTGACTTGCATTCATTAGACTATATCGATGAAATAATATCATTCGTTACCGAGAGTTCTTCGGATGAAACATCCGGTCAACAATTGGATCAATTGAAAATTGataatgagaaaaattatgccaagataattaataaatattttacagaaACTCCGCATTTGAATGTAACGGATGAAGATTATGAGGAACTAAAAGGACTGATTGGAAAAATTGATAAAGCTTGGGAACAATTTGGGACCAAAGACTTAACAGATCATGACAAAAATGAACTGAGCGATTTGCCTGAGACTCTTAGTCAGCTGTACGAAATTTATGTAGGGAATGATGGAGATAATTTTCCCACTCGCGTTGCTGAA GATGAACGTCCAGAATTATGTGAAATGAAACGTTATGAACAATTTAGACTACGTAAATTACATCAAGCAGTTGTTCTATCTGAGCTCAGAGGATTTATTTTGAGTCTCAAGTCATCGGATGACGTTGATAAAACTACAGCACGCGCTATTTTACATTCAGAAGAATATATTTTAGCAACGCAAAGTGGGTTCAAAGAAACTACAGATTTGTTACGTCGCTGTGATCCACCTAAACATATTCGTG gaaaAACATTTTCGGAATTTTTGGGTCTATTTCAAGGGGTTATTGTCAATGATCAACACACAAGTGCAGGTGATGGTAGGTGTTCAACATCATGCGATGGTCTCGATTTTTCTCGTATCGATAAATGTTACGGTTATTATGATAGGTATGAAGAATACATAACACATTGTCATGAAAAGCGTTGCAATGGGATACTTTATGATTGTGCTCACATCGGGAGGACGTACGCCTGTGAACTg AATAAAAAGTCTGATAGACGGTTTCAGTGGGCAGAGCTTCTTGACTACAACAGGAAAATACTAGGCGAATCTGCGGATTCGTGTGAGGGAAAGAAAGTTGTCATAGACGAAATTACTAAATCGAGGGATACTTGTTATACTTGCTCGTGTACTTGCGCTGAACAAGATGGCAAGTCTACTGCTATTAGGACAATTAGTTTGATACCACAATATGCAgacattgaaaataatat GGTAGTTACTGGAGTAAGTTTCgtggaaaaaaatgaagtattcCATATTCAAATTGAGCAAAGTAAATTAGGACCTTATGGTGAAATAGTACCAGGGACATCAACGTGGAAAAAATTACCCCGATTTTCTTATAATTCAGAGGACAGTGGCGGCTTTGTcataaagaataataataaaaaaattaaaaaaatattagtcaATGAggaagattttaaatttattacccaTGATAGCAGAACAATAAATATCGATCAATTAAAAACACCAAAGGGTGAAATAATTGTTGAAGTTACTTTTGCTTATAATAAACGAGCAGAAGCTGTTGAATTAGAAATTCTTTCTTGGCCGTTTGATTACAAAACTGGTAAACTAGAAGATCCCATTGATTTGGATGACGAGGATGCTGATTTCGATATAGAATGGATAAATTGGCAAAATACACCAAGACGTTCAAGTGAATACGATAGAAAGAG ACGTCTTTTAAGTTTGTTGAAATTGGATGATCCCGTAAAAGCAACAAGTGAAAATGTGCAATATTCATATCCCAATGAAGCACTTAAAATACGAGCTACTGGTTATGGATTAGACATGGCCCAACACACTATTCCTTATATTGATTTACAGCCGGTAGCATTATCAGATCTAAAAGCACCGCTCAGTGGATTGGAATTTATTTACCGAAGAAAGAAAGGTTATGGAGGTTTTTTGGGTTTTAAAATACGTGGGTacgatttttatgattttttcggTAGTGAAATGTCACAAGATGATTtagacaaatataaaaatgatttcgatgaaaatattgttattgatataCCAACTAAATccgattaa